A genome region from Christensenella minuta includes the following:
- a CDS encoding ABC transporter permease, with translation MERVRNLFRKKEAGIITIFIIVMIVITIGNNAFLNPANIMNILTTNIVMGIAALGMLLVIITGGIDVSIGWVITIVTVVIGEFSTQVGGNLFVLILIACATGAAFGLANGILVAHLKLPAIVATLGTMSIINGLVLLITNGKYIRELPDYISGLGQQYLFKIELAEGGFYGFPAIWLFWIGAIALTWFVLRHTLIGRGIYAVGGNIESAERVGYRPKRVLTFAYVYTGIMAGLAAVVHTGIVRIVDPLAFKGFEMQVIAAVVVGGANVLGGYGTVLGTTVGVIFMGVINNGMVLMHIPTFYQKIAVGLIILIAVSIDVVQQTMKERRMVKVDIKD, from the coding sequence ATGGAAAGAGTGCGTAACTTATTCAGGAAAAAAGAAGCGGGGATCATTACGATATTCATCATTGTGATGATTGTCATCACAATCGGGAATAACGCATTCCTCAATCCGGCCAATATCATGAACATATTGACCACCAATATCGTTATGGGGATTGCCGCGCTGGGAATGCTGCTCGTTATCATCACGGGTGGGATCGATGTGTCGATCGGCTGGGTTATCACGATCGTAACCGTTGTGATCGGCGAGTTTTCAACACAGGTGGGAGGAAACCTATTCGTCCTGATCCTGATCGCCTGCGCAACGGGCGCGGCGTTCGGGCTGGCAAACGGGATTTTGGTAGCCCACCTGAAATTACCGGCGATTGTGGCCACCCTGGGCACTATGAGCATCATCAACGGCCTGGTGCTGCTCATAACGAATGGGAAATATATCCGGGAACTGCCGGATTACATCTCCGGTTTGGGCCAGCAGTATTTATTCAAGATCGAACTGGCGGAAGGAGGCTTTTACGGCTTCCCGGCGATCTGGCTGTTCTGGATCGGCGCAATCGCCCTGACATGGTTCGTACTGCGCCACACGCTGATCGGCCGCGGGATCTATGCGGTAGGCGGAAACATAGAGTCGGCGGAAAGGGTCGGCTATCGTCCCAAACGGGTATTGACGTTCGCATATGTTTACACCGGAATTATGGCAGGTCTTGCGGCCGTCGTCCACACGGGTATTGTAAGGATCGTCGATCCGCTTGCGTTCAAGGGCTTTGAAATGCAGGTCATCGCGGCGGTCGTCGTCGGCGGCGCGAACGTGCTCGGCGGCTACGGCACGGTGCTTGGAACGACGGTAGGCGTAATTTTCATGGGCGTGATTAACAACGGCATGGTGTTGATGCATATCCCGACATTTTATCAGAAAATCGCAGTTGGCCTGATTATTTTGATCGCTGTTTCGATTGATGTCGTGCAGCAGACCATGAAGGAACGCAGGATGGTCAAAGTCGACATCAAGGATTGA
- a CDS encoding ABC transporter permease encodes MKKLKAKSSEVYVLLGVLAAIIVLFGAASGGALFSGNILQTFAFQFPEFGLLALGMMVAILTGGINMSLVSTAALAGILGAMVLSNPALDEATAITMGIAVCVGSACLMGALNGAIIACLNVPPMLVTIGTMTLFEGISLNLTEGGAISGFPETFFQVGSGSVLGIPIPLLLFIAMAVLLFLLLEKTPWGEKVYMLGSNPKVTRYSGIDNTAVLFKVYVLSGLMCGLAALIMISRYNSAKVDYGASYLLQTVSAVVLGGTSISGGYGKVAGTVIAILVIQMITTGFNLLGINKLFTDICVGAVLIAVLAANSLKSSGKLNFSKKRNLA; translated from the coding sequence ATGAAAAAGTTAAAGGCAAAGTCGAGTGAAGTTTATGTGTTACTGGGGGTTTTGGCTGCGATCATCGTCCTGTTTGGGGCGGCGTCGGGCGGCGCGTTGTTCAGCGGCAACATTTTGCAGACCTTCGCGTTCCAGTTCCCCGAATTCGGGCTGCTCGCCCTTGGCATGATGGTGGCGATCCTGACAGGCGGCATCAACATGTCCCTTGTGTCCACGGCCGCGCTGGCCGGGATCCTCGGGGCAATGGTGCTCTCCAATCCCGCGCTTGATGAAGCGACGGCGATCACGATGGGAATTGCGGTGTGCGTAGGCAGCGCGTGCCTGATGGGGGCTTTGAACGGCGCGATCATCGCCTGCCTGAACGTGCCGCCGATGCTCGTTACGATCGGCACGATGACCCTGTTTGAAGGGATCAGCCTGAACCTGACGGAAGGCGGGGCGATCTCCGGTTTTCCGGAAACGTTTTTCCAGGTCGGCTCCGGCAGCGTGCTTGGAATCCCGATCCCGCTGCTGCTGTTCATTGCAATGGCGGTGCTGCTGTTCCTGCTGCTGGAGAAGACCCCCTGGGGAGAAAAGGTGTATATGCTGGGCAGCAACCCGAAGGTCACGCGCTATTCCGGCATTGATAATACGGCGGTGTTATTCAAGGTATATGTCCTGTCCGGGCTGATGTGCGGCCTGGCTGCGCTGATTATGATCTCCCGGTATAATTCGGCCAAGGTGGATTACGGCGCGTCATACCTGCTCCAGACGGTGTCCGCAGTCGTGCTTGGCGGCACAAGCATCAGCGGCGGCTACGGAAAAGTGGCGGGTACGGTGATCGCCATCCTGGTGATCCAGATGATCACAACGGGCTTCAACCTTCTGGGAATCAACAAGCTGTTCACCGATATCTGCGTGGGAGCTGTGCTCATTGCGGTGCTGGCGGCAAATTCGCTGAAAAGTTCTGGTAAATTGAATTTCTCAAAAAAGAGAAATCTTGCTTAA
- a CDS encoding autoinducer 2 ABC transporter substrate-binding protein, with translation MKKRLLVVMMVVLAVALVFTGCGTPAADSSGGAEASAPAETSAEASTAASAEPAGGAADDGEFTVLVLPKMIGIPIFDAFEAGAVQAMEDFGINVIYTGPTTADAVEQVKILEDYLNKGIDCVAVAPNDPAAFTPVLKKAKEQGVTVVDWDSYAEEGIADLSCRQMNDEDFGKAIWDGLAEAMGEEGEYAIITGGLSAENLNAWIKAGTAYAEEKYPNLKLVTDPVPCDEKQQQAYTKAQELIQAYPDLKGIVGISTPAPIGAAQAVQEKGLQDKIAVVGTVCPNDAKPFMEDGSLDSGYLYDPTGFMNATVYLAWQKALGNEVTDQMEIPNTGEKVTVNGSDVTYAPPLKFTKDNVNDYNF, from the coding sequence ATGAAAAAAAGATTGTTGGTAGTGATGATGGTGGTCTTGGCCGTAGCGCTTGTATTTACGGGCTGTGGAACCCCGGCGGCGGATTCGTCCGGCGGCGCGGAGGCTTCGGCTCCGGCGGAAACATCGGCGGAAGCATCAACGGCAGCATCGGCGGAGCCGGCAGGCGGCGCGGCGGATGACGGTGAGTTCACTGTGCTGGTGCTTCCCAAAATGATCGGCATTCCGATCTTTGACGCTTTCGAGGCGGGCGCCGTACAAGCGATGGAAGACTTCGGGATCAATGTGATCTATACCGGCCCGACCACGGCAGACGCGGTAGAGCAGGTCAAGATTCTGGAAGACTACCTCAACAAAGGGATTGACTGCGTAGCGGTAGCGCCAAACGATCCGGCAGCGTTCACCCCGGTCCTGAAGAAAGCAAAAGAGCAGGGCGTAACGGTAGTAGATTGGGATTCCTACGCAGAAGAAGGAATCGCAGACCTGTCCTGCAGGCAGATGAACGATGAAGATTTCGGTAAGGCGATCTGGGACGGCCTCGCGGAAGCGATGGGTGAAGAAGGCGAATATGCGATTATCACGGGCGGCCTTTCCGCGGAAAATCTCAATGCCTGGATCAAAGCGGGCACTGCTTATGCGGAAGAAAAATATCCGAACCTCAAGCTGGTGACGGACCCTGTTCCCTGCGACGAAAAACAGCAGCAGGCTTATACAAAAGCACAGGAACTGATCCAGGCGTATCCAGACCTGAAGGGGATCGTGGGAATCAGCACGCCGGCTCCGATCGGCGCGGCACAGGCGGTTCAGGAAAAGGGATTGCAGGATAAAATCGCGGTCGTCGGGACGGTTTGCCCGAATGACGCAAAACCCTTCATGGAAGACGGCTCGCTGGACAGCGGCTATCTGTACGATCCGACGGGCTTTATGAACGCAACGGTTTACCTTGCATGGCAGAAAGCTCTCGGCAATGAAGTGACCGACCAAATGGAAATCCCGAACACGGGAGAAAAGGTCACCGTGAACGGCTCGGACGTAACCTATGCCCCGCCGCTCAAATTCACGAAAGACAACGTAAACGACTATAATTTCTAA
- a CDS encoding sugar phosphate isomerase/epimerase family protein: MKFNLDCHLFCFGTFSERYVPNGYYDGVDVKKAFETIASTPVKGFMNTWKPALLPEDPEKNKKFLAEYGLVPSLVLIDNFGDRMFRHGAYSTSQKDVQKENMKLCKDGIDFAKALGVHSVLLWPAHDGMDYPFSVDYRATWERMVDHFIEIAEYAGDMKLAIEPKPQDPRQKMLVNSTGKAMMLVNDIGRDNVGLALDVGHSFAAAENPAEACVVMDRHNKLFQVHLNDNYKNADPDMIFGTVNFWENLEFMYYLLQTDFDGWCSVDIIANRENREDSFQACVALIEKYYELASRLLESKDVLQANMENYRFSRNIELISSIIFK, translated from the coding sequence ATGAAGTTTAATCTGGATTGCCATTTGTTTTGTTTCGGAACGTTCAGCGAACGCTATGTACCGAACGGCTATTATGACGGCGTAGATGTCAAAAAAGCGTTTGAAACGATCGCCTCCACCCCGGTGAAGGGCTTTATGAATACGTGGAAACCCGCGCTTCTCCCGGAAGACCCGGAGAAGAACAAAAAGTTTCTGGCGGAGTACGGACTGGTGCCTTCCCTGGTGCTGATCGATAATTTTGGAGACAGGATGTTCCGCCACGGCGCATATTCCACTTCGCAGAAGGACGTACAGAAGGAGAATATGAAGCTGTGCAAGGACGGCATTGATTTTGCGAAGGCTCTCGGGGTGCATAGCGTATTGCTCTGGCCGGCGCATGACGGGATGGACTATCCGTTCTCCGTAGATTACCGCGCGACGTGGGAACGCATGGTGGATCATTTCATTGAGATCGCGGAATATGCAGGCGATATGAAACTTGCCATAGAACCAAAACCGCAGGATCCGCGCCAGAAGATGTTGGTCAACAGCACGGGCAAGGCAATGATGTTGGTCAATGATATCGGACGCGATAACGTGGGGCTGGCGCTTGACGTGGGGCATTCCTTTGCCGCGGCGGAAAATCCGGCGGAAGCCTGCGTGGTGATGGACCGGCACAATAAGCTGTTCCAGGTGCATCTGAACGACAACTACAAAAATGCTGATCCGGACATGATTTTCGGAACGGTCAACTTCTGGGAAAACCTCGAATTTATGTATTATCTCCTGCAAACGGATTTCGACGGCTGGTGCTCGGTGGATATCATTGCGAACCGGGAAAACAGGGAAGATTCCTTTCAGGCATGCGTCGCGCTGATTGAAAAATATTACGAGCTGGCAAGCAGGCTGCTGGAAAGCAAGGATGTACTGCAGGCGAATATGGAAAATTACCGCTTCAGCAGGAATATCGAGCTCATCAGCAGCATCATTTTCAAATAG
- a CDS encoding SDR family NAD(P)-dependent oxidoreductase, translating to MTRKLEHKVAWVSGANKGIGAGIARLFASEGAKVAMIGRTPSEGGALAEEIRSAGGEAFFFRCDVSKEEEVKASVEETVRCYGTVDILVNNAGIVDVRMLHEYTSEDWDRVMGINVKSMFLSFKYAFPYLKEHDMSYVVNVGSISSFVGQDCTPVYTTSKGAVLNLSKSIGLDYARYGIRCNCVCPGITDTPMLHTHLNTEEDPAARYKDRLRRVPLNRPLWPDDIAKACLFFACEDSSGITATSLTVDGGYLACAEWDAAKHE from the coding sequence ATGACAAGAAAACTGGAACATAAGGTAGCGTGGGTAAGCGGCGCAAACAAGGGAATCGGCGCGGGGATTGCGCGGCTGTTTGCAAGCGAAGGCGCAAAGGTGGCGATGATCGGACGCACGCCCAGCGAGGGCGGGGCGCTGGCAGAGGAAATCCGCAGTGCGGGAGGAGAAGCGTTTTTCTTCCGCTGCGACGTGTCGAAAGAAGAAGAGGTAAAGGCTTCGGTCGAAGAGACGGTCAGGTGCTATGGAACGGTCGACATCCTGGTGAACAACGCCGGAATTGTCGATGTCAGGATGCTGCACGAGTATACGTCCGAAGACTGGGACCGAGTGATGGGAATCAATGTAAAATCCATGTTCCTTTCCTTCAAGTATGCTTTTCCCTATTTAAAGGAACACGATATGAGCTATGTGGTCAACGTCGGGTCCATTTCAAGCTTTGTCGGACAGGACTGCACGCCGGTCTATACTACCTCCAAAGGCGCTGTGCTGAATCTTTCCAAATCGATAGGACTCGATTATGCGCGCTACGGAATCCGCTGCAACTGCGTGTGCCCGGGCATTACGGATACGCCGATGCTCCATACGCACCTGAATACGGAGGAAGACCCCGCGGCCCGCTATAAGGACCGGCTGCGCCGCGTGCCGCTGAACAGGCCGCTGTGGCCGGACGATATCGCAAAGGCCTGCCTGTTCTTCGCATGCGAGGATTCCTCGGGAATCACCGCAACGTCGCTGACCGTAGACGGGGGCTACCTCGCCTGCGCGGAATGGGACGCTGCAAAACACGAATAA
- a CDS encoding SDR family NAD(P)-dependent oxidoreductase — protein sequence MDFTGKTAIITGAAKGIGRGCAEILARGGANVVLADINLGMAREAERALTEEGLRAKAVQVDVKSVAEIEKMVRAADEAFGTVDILVNNAGIFHATPIEEITEQEWDNIVDINLKSVFFATQKVLPYMRKKKSGKIVNLSSLAGRNGGFTNGLGYSAAKAGIIGLTRGFAARLARDGINVNAVAPGSTDTGILDGLGEDGIRGLTEKIPLGRFGKTPEVASVVAFLCSEEAAFMTGAVVDVNGGMYFG from the coding sequence ATGGATTTTACAGGAAAGACAGCCATTATCACGGGCGCTGCCAAAGGGATTGGCCGGGGCTGCGCGGAAATTCTTGCGCGCGGCGGCGCGAATGTGGTTTTGGCGGATATAAATCTTGGCATGGCCCGGGAGGCGGAGCGGGCATTGACGGAGGAAGGACTGCGGGCAAAAGCGGTGCAGGTCGACGTAAAATCGGTCGCGGAGATCGAAAAAATGGTGCGTGCGGCGGACGAGGCGTTTGGCACGGTAGATATCCTCGTCAATAACGCGGGCATTTTCCATGCGACGCCCATTGAAGAGATCACCGAACAGGAATGGGACAACATCGTGGATATCAACCTGAAAAGCGTCTTTTTTGCCACACAGAAGGTCCTGCCCTACATGAGGAAAAAGAAGAGCGGAAAAATCGTCAACCTTTCTTCGCTGGCCGGACGCAACGGCGGTTTTACCAACGGACTGGGCTACTCCGCGGCCAAGGCGGGGATCATCGGCCTGACGCGCGGCTTTGCGGCGCGGCTGGCGCGGGATGGCATCAATGTGAACGCGGTTGCCCCCGGATCGACGGATACGGGAATACTGGACGGGCTGGGCGAAGACGGGATCAGGGGCCTGACGGAGAAAATACCGCTCGGGCGGTTCGGCAAAACGCCGGAAGTCGCCTCCGTAGTCGCTTTTCTGTGTTCGGAAGAAGCGGCGTTCATGACGGGAGCCGTGGTGGATGTCAACGGTGGTATGTATTTTGGTTGA
- a CDS encoding LacI family DNA-binding transcriptional regulator: MAAKKPVTLKKIGEQLNISAMAVSKALRGDPSISKETIQKVKQLAEELNYRPNSIAKSLRTNETKTLGLVIADSTLSLFAPVIEGIEDVASENGYNIILCNAHSNKEKEKEAIRTLIDKRIDGFMLAASTLTAKKYKAFLDSFGVPYVFLVRRCEYESGSYVVNDNIYGATQMINYLVKTGSKRIHYINLSKDIVTAGEREEGYCRALHENGIAPDPEILYNVAPTFDGGYAQMTQLLHEKEKIETVFCGCDMIAVGAMESILEHGLKIPEDIRLASYDDIEFAKYLRIPLTTVRQPKYRIGEQGARMLIEMIGEKQSNCSHIMLKPELILREST, encoded by the coding sequence TTGGCAGCAAAAAAGCCGGTCACACTCAAAAAAATTGGGGAACAATTGAATATCTCCGCAATGGCGGTCTCAAAAGCGCTGCGCGGAGATCCGAGCATCAGCAAGGAGACGATCCAAAAAGTAAAGCAATTGGCGGAAGAGCTGAACTACAGGCCAAATTCCATTGCGAAAAGCCTGCGTACCAACGAAACCAAGACGCTTGGATTGGTGATCGCGGATTCCACGCTTTCCCTGTTTGCCCCGGTGATCGAGGGAATAGAAGACGTCGCGTCCGAAAATGGATATAACATTATCCTGTGCAATGCACATTCCAACAAGGAAAAGGAAAAGGAAGCCATCCGTACGCTGATCGACAAGCGGATCGACGGTTTTATGCTTGCGGCTTCCACTCTGACGGCAAAAAAGTATAAGGCGTTTCTGGATTCATTCGGTGTGCCATACGTGTTTCTGGTACGCCGGTGCGAATACGAAAGCGGAAGCTATGTGGTAAACGACAATATTTATGGCGCCACTCAGATGATAAATTACCTGGTTAAGACGGGCAGCAAAAGGATTCATTATATCAACCTGTCTAAAGATATCGTAACGGCCGGGGAACGCGAAGAGGGCTATTGCCGGGCCCTGCATGAAAACGGGATTGCGCCCGACCCGGAGATTCTTTATAATGTAGCGCCCACGTTCGACGGCGGCTATGCCCAGATGACACAGCTGCTGCACGAAAAGGAAAAGATAGAAACGGTGTTTTGCGGCTGCGATATGATTGCCGTAGGCGCTATGGAAAGCATTTTAGAGCATGGGCTTAAAATCCCGGAGGATATCCGCCTGGCTTCATACGACGATATTGAATTTGCAAAATACCTGCGGATTCCGCTGACCACTGTACGTCAGCCAAAATACCGGATTGGAGAGCAGGGCGCCCGTATGCTGATCGAGATGATCGGTGAGAAACAGAGTAATTGCTCGCATATTATGCTCAAACCAGAGCTGATTTTAAGGGAATCGACCTAA
- a CDS encoding MBL fold metallo-hydrolase has product MNRFQFLGFASFLITTDTGLNILIDPYLDDNPKAPVKTDALPKIDLILVSHGAFDHMKDTPKIALRDGSKIICGGETMNLLIDQGVPKGQITNSVWGLTVEECGIRVRPVVSMHRSSVRLSGGTAMDGFALGFIIYLPDGTRVYNASDTALFSDMKLIGELHKPHVGLMNVTIENCFDFLPEFLTGEMTPYEAALACQWLHLDYAVACHYADKDNDDVREFERLLNLMRDQNGEEAPKPVVMDPGGVFEYSVR; this is encoded by the coding sequence ATGAACCGGTTTCAATTTTTAGGATTTGCGAGTTTCCTGATTACGACGGATACGGGGCTGAATATTTTAATCGATCCCTATCTGGACGATAACCCCAAAGCCCCGGTCAAGACGGACGCCCTGCCGAAAATCGACCTGATACTGGTGAGTCACGGAGCGTTCGACCATATGAAGGATACGCCCAAAATCGCGCTGCGTGACGGCAGCAAGATTATCTGCGGCGGGGAGACAATGAACCTGCTCATCGACCAGGGAGTGCCGAAAGGGCAGATCACAAACAGCGTCTGGGGGCTGACGGTAGAAGAATGTGGAATCCGGGTAAGGCCGGTAGTAAGCATGCACCGCTCCTCCGTAAGGCTTTCCGGCGGCACGGCGATGGACGGCTTTGCGCTCGGTTTCATTATTTACCTCCCGGACGGCACAAGAGTCTATAACGCGAGCGATACGGCGCTGTTCTCCGATATGAAGCTGATCGGCGAGCTGCATAAACCGCACGTTGGCCTGATGAACGTAACGATCGAAAACTGCTTCGATTTCCTGCCCGAATTCCTGACCGGGGAGATGACGCCGTATGAAGCGGCGCTTGCCTGCCAGTGGCTGCACCTTGATTATGCGGTGGCATGCCATTACGCGGATAAGGACAATGACGATGTGCGCGAATTCGAACGGCTCCTGAACCTGATGAGGGATCAAAACGGCGAAGAAGCACCTAAGCCGGTCGTGATGGACCCGGGCGGGGTGTTTGAATATTCTGTAAGGTAA
- the garR gene encoding 2-hydroxy-3-oxopropionate reductase, which produces MAKIGFIGLGIMGKPMAKNLVKAGYDLVVYDIAAAAVKELGETGAQAAASVAEVAQAAGIIFTMLPNSPHVKEVVLGAGGILENAKEGTIIVDMSSISPIVSREIAAACGEKGVTLLDAPVSGGEPKAIDGTLAIMAGGDEAAFKKVEEILLKMGSSAVLVGEVGSGNVTKLANQVIVALNIAAMSEAMVLATKNGVDPEKVYNAIRGGLAGSTVLDAKMPMVLSGNFDPGFRIELHIKDLQNALDCAHAVNSPIPLTAEVMEIMQALKAAGMEKNDHDAVIRHYEKLAGVEVRRV; this is translated from the coding sequence ATGGCAAAAATCGGATTTATAGGCCTTGGAATCATGGGAAAACCCATGGCGAAGAATTTAGTGAAAGCAGGATATGATCTTGTTGTTTATGATATCGCGGCCGCCGCGGTAAAAGAGCTCGGAGAAACGGGCGCGCAGGCGGCCGCCTCGGTTGCGGAGGTGGCGCAGGCGGCAGGTATAATTTTCACCATGCTGCCGAATTCGCCGCATGTAAAGGAAGTTGTTCTCGGCGCGGGCGGCATACTGGAAAACGCGAAAGAGGGAACGATTATCGTGGATATGAGCTCCATTTCCCCCATCGTATCCCGGGAAATTGCCGCGGCATGCGGTGAAAAAGGCGTAACGCTCCTCGACGCTCCGGTATCGGGCGGGGAACCGAAAGCCATCGACGGCACGCTCGCAATTATGGCAGGCGGCGACGAGGCGGCATTCAAAAAGGTGGAGGAGATACTGCTCAAAATGGGTTCGTCCGCGGTACTGGTGGGCGAGGTCGGCAGCGGAAACGTCACCAAGCTGGCGAACCAGGTGATCGTGGCGCTTAACATTGCGGCAATGAGTGAAGCAATGGTGCTCGCGACGAAAAACGGTGTAGATCCGGAAAAGGTATACAATGCCATTCGCGGAGGCCTCGCGGGGTCCACCGTGCTCGACGCAAAAATGCCGATGGTCCTCAGCGGCAATTTCGATCCGGGCTTCCGCATCGAGCTCCATATCAAAGACCTGCAGAACGCGCTCGACTGCGCGCATGCTGTGAATTCGCCCATACCGCTGACGGCGGAGGTAATGGAGATCATGCAGGCGCTGAAAGCCGCGGGCATGGAGAAAAACGATCACGATGCGGTCATCCGTCATTATGAAAAGCTGGCGGGCGTGGAAGTAAGAAGAGTTTAA
- a CDS encoding thiamine pyrophosphate-dependent dehydrogenase E1 component subunit alpha: MDKKTQAYVKQTLPALKELRAPEGMPLDEQKRMYRQMCLIREFDSQVKTLWMKNEIYGLAHSYVGAEAIAVGACENLTKDDFITSTHRGHGHTIAKGANTRAMMAELHGKYEGLNRGKGGSMHIADVDIGMLGATGIVGSGMPVAIGSAISAKVLKNDRVTICFHGDGGTNQGVWHESINMAAAWNLPAIFLIENNQYAIATKLGWVARETDLYKRAAGYGIEGVQIDGFNVFDVYNAVKKAVEKARNGGGPTLIEARYIRLLGHFVADDQWYRDLKADEIFWEYEPIKRMKEYFVGNKLLGEEEVNAIQQDAIAEIADAVSYAQNECTEPPADTLYDDIYADGEIIY; this comes from the coding sequence ATGGATAAGAAAACACAGGCCTATGTAAAACAAACATTGCCGGCACTCAAGGAACTGCGGGCGCCCGAAGGGATGCCGCTTGACGAACAAAAGCGGATGTACCGCCAGATGTGCCTCATCCGGGAATTCGATTCCCAGGTGAAAACACTGTGGATGAAAAATGAGATATACGGTCTCGCACATTCCTATGTCGGCGCGGAAGCGATCGCCGTCGGCGCGTGCGAAAACCTTACGAAAGACGACTTTATCACCTCGACGCACCGCGGGCACGGACATACCATCGCGAAAGGCGCAAATACGCGCGCGATGATGGCGGAACTCCATGGGAAATATGAGGGGCTCAACCGCGGCAAGGGCGGGTCGATGCACATTGCAGACGTTGATATTGGAATGCTCGGCGCGACGGGCATCGTTGGCAGCGGTATGCCGGTTGCAATCGGCAGCGCAATCTCTGCGAAAGTATTGAAAAACGACCGTGTCACTATTTGCTTCCACGGGGACGGCGGTACGAACCAGGGAGTGTGGCACGAATCGATCAACATGGCGGCCGCCTGGAACCTGCCGGCGATCTTCCTCATCGAGAACAACCAGTACGCGATTGCGACCAAGCTTGGCTGGGTCGCCAGGGAGACAGACCTTTACAAACGCGCGGCCGGCTATGGGATCGAAGGCGTGCAAATTGATGGTTTCAATGTATTCGACGTATACAACGCAGTGAAAAAAGCGGTGGAAAAGGCAAGGAACGGCGGTGGCCCCACGCTCATCGAAGCGCGCTATATCCGCCTGCTCGGCCATTTTGTAGCGGATGATCAATGGTACAGGGATCTGAAGGCGGATGAGATATTCTGGGAATACGAACCGATCAAGCGCATGAAAGAATATTTTGTCGGCAATAAGCTCCTGGGCGAAGAAGAGGTAAACGCGATTCAGCAGGATGCCATCGCTGAAATCGCGGACGCAGTCAGCTACGCGCAGAACGAATGTACGGAACCGCCGGCGGATACGCTTTATGACGATATTTACGCGGACGGCGAGATCATCTACTAA
- a CDS encoding alpha-ketoacid dehydrogenase subunit beta produces MAVITVRQALNDAFKEEMKIDPTIIMMGCDIGVRGGPFGITLDLMNLYGKDRVIDTPISEPAFVGACVGAAATGLRPVAEVLYSDWITLGMDQLVNMAAKMRYMFGGKVHMPLVVRAPFGAGGGIAAQHSQSFEAWFNHVPGFKVVAPIEPYDVKGMMKTALRDDNPVIFFEHKRSYQIKGEVPDGEEGETYTVPFGKAAVRREGTDVTIVAYSMMALRAKKAAEELAKEGVSCEVIDLISLLPLDYETVMNSIGKTNRVVVCQEANLRGGMAGDIVSEIIDRGFDLLDAPPVRVGALNVPMPYNKGLEDLCIPDEQKIKDAVYKVLDNR; encoded by the coding sequence ATGGCAGTCATAACCGTAAGACAGGCACTCAATGATGCCTTTAAGGAAGAAATGAAAATAGATCCCACGATTATCATGATGGGGTGCGATATCGGCGTGCGCGGCGGCCCGTTCGGTATCACGCTCGACCTGATGAACCTGTATGGGAAAGACCGCGTGATCGATACGCCTATCTCCGAGCCTGCGTTTGTAGGCGCGTGCGTAGGCGCGGCGGCGACAGGGCTTCGCCCGGTGGCGGAGGTCCTGTATTCGGACTGGATCACGCTCGGCATGGACCAGCTTGTCAATATGGCGGCAAAGATGCGCTATATGTTCGGCGGCAAGGTGCATATGCCCCTTGTAGTGCGCGCGCCGTTCGGCGCAGGCGGCGGTATCGCGGCCCAGCATTCCCAGTCGTTCGAGGCCTGGTTCAACCATGTTCCGGGCTTCAAGGTAGTTGCGCCGATCGAGCCCTACGACGTCAAGGGGATGATGAAAACCGCCCTCAGGGACGATAATCCGGTCATCTTCTTTGAACACAAGAGAAGCTATCAGATCAAGGGCGAAGTCCCGGATGGAGAGGAAGGCGAAACGTACACAGTGCCGTTCGGCAAAGCCGCTGTGCGCCGCGAAGGTACGGACGTTACCATCGTCGCATATTCCATGATGGCGCTGCGCGCGAAAAAAGCGGCGGAAGAGCTCGCAAAAGAGGGCGTTTCCTGCGAAGTAATCGACCTCATTTCCCTGTTGCCTCTCGACTATGAGACGGTCATGAATTCGATCGGTAAAACAAACCGTGTCGTTGTTTGCCAGGAAGCAAACCTCCGCGGCGGCATGGCGGGCGATATTGTCTCCGAGATTATAGACAGGGGCTTCGACCTCCTTGATGCGCCTCCGGTGCGCGTGGGCGCTTTGAACGTGCCGATGCCGTACAACAAAGGCCTTGAAGACCTGTGCATCCCGGACGAGCAGAAAATCAAGGATGCGGTATACAAGGTTCTCGACAACAGATAA